The following coding sequences lie in one Miscanthus floridulus cultivar M001 chromosome 9, ASM1932011v1, whole genome shotgun sequence genomic window:
- the LOC136480216 gene encoding uncharacterized protein yields the protein MAAYCQEVRQLEDKFDGLELNRIPRQLNEVADTLAKMASGRETVPTGIFASDQYKPSVRYEEPEQTGDGPPALGSGAKRPLAPSNPKVMELDEDPAAEPDPLAD from the coding sequence atggctgcgtattgccaagaagtccgccagctggaggacaagttcgatggcctcgaactcaaccgcATCCCGAGACagctcaacgaggtggccgacaCGCTGGCGAAAATGGCGTCCGGCAGAGAGACGGTGCCGACGggcatcttcgccagcgatcagtacaagccctcggtccgctacGAGGAGCCAGAACAGACAGGGGACGGGCCGCCTGCCCTGGGCTCAGGGGCTAAACGACCGTTGGCTCCTTccaaccccaaagtcatggagcttgacgaagaTCCAGCGGcggagcctgaccctctagccgACTGA